One window of the Cryptomeria japonica chromosome 7, Sugi_1.0, whole genome shotgun sequence genome contains the following:
- the LOC131856971 gene encoding uncharacterized protein LOC131856971, whose product MNSEERGSCFRCREKWSQDHICPKGVKIHQIEYYSAGESDSDSSDQQLDCDDSEVERVPEEFEGERGSGGTLAQLSIFKKNESFKVRGMIKGQRIVALIDTGAMHNFIDEVVVAKKGLQTEDFEGFKVMVADGFHISCTKKIPNMSMQLGNYEVKDDFYVVNIGDTDVVLGIQWLHSLGEISLNLQTMELKFQSDGKKVVLRGMSNGGPQIVSFKRMAKLIQHDQVEWAVECMILPASPVETKRDYPPDIQSLLTRKSKVFADLPPGPPPERGSEHVIELKEGAKPVITTPYRYPKKKKDETEKNINKLLEMGFIRPSKSPFASVVVLVKKKDGTIRIRTWEEHLKHIEEVLSILESKSLFAKESKCEFGMKELLYLAHIISADGVKLDLEKIKAIVDWPPPENLTHLKGFLGLCDFYRRFVKGYSHNGSPLTDLAKKGAFCWTEKAQTTFDKFKKIMSSCPVLAIPDFSKPFELQCDASGEGVGAVLMQDKHPIVFESRKLRGVERTYSIYEKEMLAIMHALAKFRQEEWPFLPGVTAGNCLGVRNK is encoded by the exons ATGAACTCCGAAGAAAGGGGGTCATGTTTCCGGTGTAGAGAAAAATGGTCCCAAGATCATATTTGCCCAAAGGgagtcaaaattcatcaaattgaatacTATTCAGCTGGAGAAAGTGATTCTGATTCTTCAGACCAGCAATTAGATTGTGATGACAGCGAAGTGGAAAGAGTTCCCGaagaatttgaaggtgaaagaggaAGTGGGGGTACCTTGGCTCAACTTtcaatctttaaaaaaaatgaatccTTCAAGGTTCGAGGGATGATTAAGGGGCAGCGAATAGTTGCTTTGATTGATACTGGAGCAAtgcataacttcattgatgaagtgGTGGTGGCAAAGAAAGGGCTGCAAACAGAAGATTTTGAAGGCTTCAAGGTTATGGTTGCTGATGGGTTTCACATTTCTTGCACCAAGAAGATCCCAAATATGTCTATGCAATTGGGCAATtacgaagtcaaggatgacttctatgtagTCAACATTGGAGATACGGATGTTGTCCTAGGCATTCAATGGCTGCATTCACTTGGAGAGATCTCCCTAAATCTGCAAACCATGGAGCTCAAGTTTCAATCCGATGGGAAGAAGGTGGTGTTAAGAGGAATGTCTAACGGTGGACCTCAGATCGTGTCATTCAAGCGAATGGCAAAGTTGATTCAGCATGATCAAGTTGAGTGGGCTGTGGAATGTATGATTCTCCCAGCAAGTCCAGTTGAAACAAAGAGGGACTACCCTCCTGATATCCAGTCCTTACTCACCAGGAAGAGTAAAGTGTTTGCTGATTTACCTCCTGGGCCACCTCCCGAACGAGGCTCAGAGCATGTCATAGAGCTCAAGGAAGGGGCTAAACCAGTTATCACAACTCCATATCGGTACcctaagaagaaaaaggatgagacTGAGAAAAACATTAATAAACTCTTGGAGATGGGCTTCATTCGTCCAAGTAAGAGTCCTTTCGCTTCAGTAGTTGttcttgtgaagaagaaggatggtaccatTCGCAT CAGGACATGGGAAGAACACCTCAAGCACATAGAGGAAGTGCTTAGCATCCTTGAATCAAAAAGTCTGTTTGCCAAAGAatcaaaatgtgaatttggaatgaaggagcTACTTTACCTTGCTCACATAATCAGTGCTGATGGAGTGAAGCTTGATCTCGAAAAGATCAAGGCAATAGTTGATTGGCCACCCCCAGAGAACTTGACTCATTTGAAAGGGTTCTTGGGTCTTTGTGATTTTTATAGAAGATTTGTGAAGGGCTATTCACATAATGGTTCTCCTCTTACTGACCTCGCGAAAAAGGGAGCTTTTTGTTGGACAGAAAAGGCTCAAACTACTTTTGATAAGTTTAAGAAGATCATGAGCTCTTGTCCAGTTTTGGCAATTCCAGATTTCTCCAAGCCCTTCgagctacagtgtgatgcatctggagaaggtgttggggCTGTTTTGATGCAAGACAAGCATCCCATTGTGTTTGAGAGCAGAAAATTAAGAGGTGTTGAAAGGACCTACTCCATCTATGAGAAGGAAATGcttgcaatcatgcatgcattaGCTAAGTTCAGACA agaagaatgGCCATTCTTGCCTGGCGTCACTGCTGGGAACTGCCTTGGGGTTCGCAATAAATAA
- the LOC131856972 gene encoding lysM domain receptor-like kinase 4, producing the protein MAVGTVAIPVWLGMLIIGNYGSQIMAGQVYSQDYSEDCDNFHAESSGYLCEGFAKECNTFALYRAQEPYTSLDSVGTLFNTDAATIASASNFDMTIDKVGRLFNTDPAMIANASNLTYIHSSKFLKENQPLLIPIHCQCATNYSQANLNYTVQRDDTYLKIANQTLEGLTTCQAMREQNPNIGDNDMETGMKLMAPLRCACPTRQQLEQGVKYLLSYIADVEDDDQVIASKFNIRHQDLISANGLEENNPTIYPYTTLLIPLNHTPTIPPEGPFAPPPPLVPSSPPQPDSNSRLFVVLISFAIEE; encoded by the coding sequence ATGGCCGTGGGCACGGTAGCAATTCCTGTTTGGTTAGGGATGTTGATAATAGGCAATTATGGATCACAAATAATGGCTGGCCAAGTTTACTCTCAAGACTACAGCGAGGACTGCGACAACTTTCATGCTGAGAGCTCAGGTTACCTGTGCGAAGGATTTGCTAAAGAATGCAATACATTTGCTCTCTATAGAGCTCAGGAGCCTTACACGTCTCTCGACAGTGTTGGCACCCTTTTCAACACTGACGCCGCCACCATCGCCTCTGCAAGCAATTTTGACATGACCATCGACAAGGTTGGCAGACTTTTCAACACTGATCCCGCCATGATTGCCAATGCAAGCAATTTAACCTACATCCATTCCTCCAAGTTTCTGAAGGAAAACCAACCTCTCCTCATTCCCATCCACTGCCAATGCGCCACAAATTACTCGCAGGCCAATCTGAACTACACAGTTCAGAGAGATGATACGTACTTGAAAATCGCGAACCAGACACTGGAGGGACTCACCACATGCCAGGCCATGAGAGAACAAAATCCTAACATCGGTGACAATGACATGGAAACCGGAATGAAACTGATGGCACCCCTGCGCTGTGCGTGCCCCACGCGCCAACAGCTGGAACAAGGTGTCAAATATCTGCTCAGTTATATCGCGGATGTTGAGGACGATGACCAAGTAATCGCCTCCAAGTTCAATATCCGCCACCAAGACCTCATATCCGCCAATGGGTTAGAGGAGAACAATCCCACAATTTATCCCTACACCACTCTGCTAATTCCTCTAAACCACACACCTACCATCCCTCCCGAGGGGCCTTTCGCTCCTCCGCCTCCCCTCGTGCCTTCCTCTCCTCCTCAACCCGACTCAAATTCTCGCCTTTTTGTCGTCCTCATTTCTTTCGCGATAGAAGAATAA